The Ammoniphilus sp. CFH 90114 nucleotide sequence TAGAGCTTTCTATAGTAATCCCAATCTGTCTAAGTAAAGAGCTATAAATATCTTTCGTAGTCATTCTTGGAGTACAACCAATTGTTATTGCGTTTTCTTTTGCAATATGTTTTTGAACAAGAGCAGATTTACCTTGTTTAGAAGAACCATATACAACAATATGTTTATCACTTGCTGCTGCTCTATTGAATTCGACGTCAACCTCTTCTCGCTCAACATAACTTAAGACCATATCTTTACTCACACCAAAAACTTGGTTTACATATATGGTAGTCATTTTTCCTTTCCCCTATCAGCAATCATTTGTCCTTAGAAAGACATATAAAAGTAAAGAATTTATATATCGCTCTTCGCTATCTAGTATGGGTACACCAGTTTTGAAAAGTAATTTGCTAGGCGGCTTGACATGGAGCCTCTGCCGGCATGATTCCTTATGAACGCAGACAGCTATTGGCTTCATCAGGCAGACCAGCCTATCATGCCCGCCAAGCCTTAAAAACTAGCTACCCACAGCGAATAGCGAGGAGGCATAATTATTTAAGTTTATCTTAACATATAAATCTAATATTTATCCAAATATTACATATAAAATTATACACTTTTATTATTGCAAGTTTCACTTGACAAGTATTTAAAGTGAAAAAACCCACCTTCTATATAAACCCATTTATCCTAATCGTATACTCTAACCCCCACCACCCTCTCCGCCAAATCCACTTCCTCCCGATCCAACTCCACCTTCACCTTCCCCATCCTTCTCTTCTCGCGCCACTCTACCAAATCTTCTTCCGTCTCTAACCTTAACTCCGCAATCTCCTTAGCTCGGTCCAGCATATATTTAGATGTTAGTAGGAAAGTATATACACCATATCCCCCTAATTCAATCGGCTCTCTTCTCTTTTCCCACTTACTAATTGTGAATCGAACATAGAGCTCAGCCTCTGTCCCTCTTCTTGCTGCCCGCTCCTGAATTTCACCCCGAGGAACCACATTCCATTTCTCTATTTTCCCCACCCAGTGAATACCGGAATTCCGTTCACCAAATATACGTCTCGATTGACACAATCCAATAAATTCGAGATTGCTTAGCATATGCTGCTTGTCCATTAGATTCTTTAGAGGCATATAATAGATTTGATTGTCTAGACAGATACCAAGTTGTTCCTTAACCCTCAATGACCCAATCAACACATTCTTGCCACTCAATTTATCCTGATAGTACTCCTTCGTTCCACGAGGTCTCGTCGCCCTCTCATAGGCTTTTTCGGGACTATCTAGGATCAGCTCATCAAGGAACTTTTCCATTAGCCTAGTTGAGTTGGGAAGGAAGGGTAACGCTCCGATGTTTACCTTCTTTATACTCTTATAGAAATGATGCTCCTCAAATTTTTCTTCATTAGGATAAGGAAACAACACATACGCACCAAACATACTTCTCTCATACTCCCCGGAACGGCCTTCCTGATAGACGATAGCATCTCGGTAGCGATGCATGGTGTTAATGTCATCTTCCTCTGGGCCCGGTGACTGATATCGTTCAAAGTATGGCGTCCCTTGGTAAGCAGGGTTTAACCGATACTTGGCATCAAAGACATATTTATAAATCACATCTGAATCTTGCTTTTTCAGTGTGAGTACATTGTCCGGCCTCTGAGGAAGCGTAGGAAAGTCTCGACTATCCTCAGACGGCAGTGCATTATAAAACAAGGTAAAGGTTTCTCCATTATGAGGATTACGGTAGGTGACGCTTGCTTTTTTCGATTTATCTAAGGTGATAAATAGACCTTGACGATGAACTCGAATGATGTCCTGTTTTACCAGCTCATATTTCTCCTTAAGTAGACTATGAATCTTAAGGAAGCACCAATATTCATACAATTGAGCGATGTCTTTCATAGACAGTCGGAATAGGTCCCCTTGTATGGACAACCCTTTCATCAAGATCAAATAACTACGATAAATGTCTCGATAGCCTGGTGCCATTTGTAATACGAGGGTAACAGACATTTGCTTCATCTCTCCTGAACTGGAAAGAAAGTCAAACCGTAATAATCTTCGAATCTGTCCTCGCATTTGTTCGATTTTCTTGTGCAAAAAGGGATCTTGAGTTCGCTGCTTATCATTTAGCCGCAGTTGGATTTGCTTGAGCTTGACGTCTATTCTTTCAAGCACCCATCGTACAAAACGGTTCTCGTGGGTATCAAAGTCTATCCGTCTTTTCCTCTCGATCAACTTGGTTGGAGTATATCCTTGTCCGTTTAGATGTACTAACCCATGCTGTTGATTGGGAACAAGTACATGGGGCTTTTTGGCCAAAGCTGCCACATTCTCTTTTCCCGCTCGTTTTACACGATCCGCACCGACCCATCTTTTTTCAGAAGTTAATTGATGATGGGGTGCTGCTTGAAGTCTTTCTACTGATTGTACCAATTGATCAAAGAGCTGCTTTAAGATAGCGAGAAACTCTGTTAAGCTTTGATTCCTAGTTTCCTTCAGACCGGTCAGTTGATAGGTTTTTCGGAGAAAGTCAAAGGATAAGTTATAGATCTGTTCGTTTACATCTTGCAGGATCAATTGATAGTCCTTCTTATAATCCATCTTGGATGGAAATATCTCTAATCGGATTTCAAGGGCACGTTGACCTTCAACAAGGATGATGAGCTCGGTATATCCGACTTCATTTTGAAAGTTTAAGACTCCCGTGATCAGGTCCTTTCCTAAAGGTTTGATCGCTTGGCGAAGCAGGACATTGTCATGGTGGAAGTCAATGATCTTCACACTCTTTCGTTGGATAACAAGCTGATAGGATTGATTTTCGTAAAAGCAAGGCAGAATTCTCTCTCTGCCAAGCTCCACTAATTGATGATGAACAGGGGAAAACAGCTGGATCCTTTCTAGTTCAATGGGATAGCCAACCTTTACTACTTCGCAAGTGGCTTCCACCCATTCCTGCGTTTCATCTCGATGAAGCTGTAAGGACTCCACGGTTGGATGAAATGGCTTCCCTTGAACGTATAGATCAAATAGATTCGTCTCAATCCGAAGAAGCTCGGTATCCTGTTTAAGATAGCCAGAATGAAGTGAATCCATCTTCCTCATACCTCCGAAGCATATAGGCGATTTTTCGGGCACTTTGCGGATACGGAGCATCCGTCTTCACAGTGAGTAATTCGGATGCATCACTCATCATTTCCTCGATGTTGCTTCGTTGGCCGGTTGCCAGCTGCATGAACTCAATCAACACCCTCTTCACTGAGGAGCTACTCCCTTGAATACGGGGAAGTATTTTTTGCAGCCATTGCAGGTCAAAGGCCTCTTTTTCGCTCATTAATCCAAATCGTTCATTATAGACCATATAAAAACAGATCGAATCACGTACCCGAAACCCTACGTGGGCATGGATCTTCTCCAGAATGTTATTCATTTTTACGAGTCTTTCTGTGGTACCCTTGATGAGTTCTGGATAACTTGTATAGGCATCTTCCAGCGTGAGATAATCTCGCATAAGAAAAGAATTTACCACTCGCATCGGTCTTTGTTCATTCGTTTCTCTAGCATCATCAGGAAACGAATTGAGATTTATATAGTTAAATTCAATTGCTTGGGCTCGGTCCAATACTTTCTTACTAAATGGATGCGTGGTTTCGTCCATATTAACCGTCCCAACTAGATAGACATTATCAGGGATATAAATACTGCCCAGGTTCTCTTCACCTGATAGAAGGGTATCTGTGATGATCCTTCTTCCCTCCCATCTCTCCGTTTCCATGACACTTAAAAAATCACTAAAATAATGTTCGACCCGAGCCAGGTTCATCTCGTCCAAACAGACAAAGTAGATTTGATTTTTATTCTGGGGCTGTAGTGCCTCTAACAAGACTTGAGTTAACCTTCCCTCTCGAAAATGGCCTGATAAATCACGATAACCAAGCAGATCCGTAGGATCGCTCCAGTCTGGTCGAACAGGAATAAGCTCCATTTTGGCACCCATGGCTTCGGCAAAGAGTTTTACCAGCTTTGTTTTCCCGGTTCCTGAGATTCCTGCTAAAATCACAAAGGGCTTCGTCTTGAGGGATAGGTAAAAGTTTTCTATCATGTTATCAGGATAGTAGAATCCTCTTTGGAGAATAAAGGTTTTAATTTTGGACAACTGTTCATTAACGTTTATCGGATGTTCCATGGCTTTATCCTCTTCATAAATATAGGTATAAGCATTTTCTACTTTTTCTATATAACCCATCTCTTGAAGCCAATTTAACATAAATTTGGCCCGATTCGTTTGCGTGACGTCTCCCCACTCCTCTTCCAGTTCCATAGCAGGAATGAACTCAGCTTGAAATATATCTAGGGTAAAACGCTGAAGCTTCCTCGTGATGTTAGCTGCCAAGAGAATTACTCGTCTGAGATTACTGGACTCTTCGTTGGAGGTTTGGATTTGGTTTTGCAGTATACTCTTTTGATTGTTTGTTAGATTCCAAACGTCTGAACCATTAAAGTAAGAATAGTATTGAAGTCCTAATTCGGTTAACAAATAAGAAGACTTTTCAATTCGAATGAGTCCAAGTTCCTCCATGGCTCTTCCGATATGCTGGATCCGTTGTTTTGGATGCTTAACATCATCACCCTTCTTAAGAATAAGAGATTGCTGGGTAACTAGTTCATCCATATCAATTGTCCTAGGCGATTGACTGCCCAAATAGTGAAGTATGCCCTGAATATAGTGAAGGTAAGCCATCGTATATCTAAAGCTTACGGGTTGAACCTTCTCCTTGTTTTTACTGCTCTCTACATAAAGTCGATAGTTCTCCACCAATTCCTTTAAATCAGAAATGAGTCGAGCTTCCTCGGGCATGTGGTCAAGGGTGTAACATTTGTAAGCAACAGTAGATACTTGGTAATCACGTCCGATACCGCTTGAAGTCAATTGGATGTTGTCATCTTTTTGAAACGACTCTAGGGGGAGTAAGCCTCTCATCTCTCGGACTTTTTGTTCTAGGTATTCGTAGCCTTCTTTTTTCCCTTTATCCTTAAGCGGAACCGTCACGCCTTGAGCCAAAGTTAGATAGACGGAACTCATATCTTCTGAGAAAAGATAGACTATATATTCCCCAGCCTGTGTTGTTTCTGTAATCTGCTTGTCCATTATCGCGATCCAGGGAATATTAGCCCAGTTTCCTTGGCCTACGGACCCTTGAACCTTATAGTTCTGATCAATAAAAGATAAGGATTGTAGATCCTGCGGAATTTGCTGCCTTACCCTTACACCTAAAGGATGCTCCTTGAACGCTTCTCTCTTGGCCTGTAAATAATGAGATAGGATATAGCTTAAATGATCTCTTAAAGAGAAAGATTTTACGTCACCAAAATAGCCGTCGATCTCATCTAAAGCATATTGTTTGAGCTCCTTTCGAACACTCATACTGAGTTCTTCCAATACATCCGGCCGAAATCCGACCCAGCTTTTTTGAGAATCCGTGATCAGTATCGAAGATAAGGCTTGAATAGGAGTCTGGAGAAGCGAAATCACTTTAGAAGTCGACATCTCTTTCCAACTGCTTGCCAGATTTTTAGGTGCTTCATCTATAGGAAGGCCTTGGTTTTCTCTGTCCAAATAAAAAGAAACAAACCGATCGGCTATCCGTTGAAGAGGAATTTGGGTCTCGGAAGTCCACATTTCTTCAAGTATGGAGAGGATGAGGACCATCTTGTATGATTTTTGCCGATTCTTAAATATGCCTGCTAGTGAAAGTGGTAAAGCCATGCTGTTCCTCCTATGGTAGGAAAATGTTACTAATAGTATAACAAAAGCCTGACAGGAATTGTCAGGCTAAGTTATTACTATTTCCTTTTATAAGACTCTATCCCTACTACTTTTCGTTCTTTTGCTATGTAGTGGCACTTCGTGTAGCGGCACTTCGGATAATTAGAACACCCATAGAAACTACCATGTTTTCCCGTTCTTTCTAATAACTCTCCCTCACATCGAGGACATATGAGTTCAGCCACCTTTAACGTTTTCTCCTTCAGACTCTGGTGAATAGAAGTAACATGTCCTTTCTCGATTTTCTATCGGTTTGATTTGCGCTTAAAATTATCTGATGAATCGATTGAATATCCTGTTGGTTCAAAGTCACATGCCTATACTTTAGAATAGTAGAAACGAGTTGTGAAGTATAAATTACATCGGTGTTTGACTCTACCTTAAGCGTTGCTTGATTACCAAACACTATGATCGAATGATAAGAGGCAGTAGTTCGGAGAAAAGATCTTGTAGAGCTTTAATCTGACCTTTATTTTGCCACACGGGGTTAAAAAGCTTTTCTTTTCTTTTATAAATTGTCTGTGTCCAGTACTGTTGTTGATCCTTCCCGAAGATCCATCCCTGATAATTCTTGGTTTCGATCACAAATATACCATAGAGCGACAGAACAATATGGTCGATTTGACTAGTCTTCCCTTCAGCCGTTGGGATCATGATATCATTTATGGTAATGTACTGGTTCGGATCAAGGCTATTAAGCTTCCTTTGAACTTTTTTCTCTCCAATGTAACCTTTCACTTTTGGACTTCGGAGTATAAAGCTAATTATGACTAGTGAAAACAAAATGGTAAAATACAGAGACATTATACTGTGTTCCTCTCTTTTAGTTACTATTAGTATAAGAAATATCTTACATTTTTTGTAAGTCCAAACAGCAATATGATGTCTTAATAAACAAATGATAGGGTTCATCTTTCGTGTTAATAATTTCTACCTACCAAGTGTTTATGTAGCCTTCTTTCCATAGTGATATCACCACATCCAATTGATGGTTTTGAGATATCCCACTTTCATTTGTCACCAGATTCCATAGTTTCTTCTTGTCATTTATTAAATCCATATTCATTTTTAGAAGTTCAACAGCCATGACGGCATAATGTTTATTCTTTAGAGAATGAGAATATTTGCCCTGCTCAACTCCCTTTATAAGTCCCTCCTCACACAGTCCCAGAAAGGCACCTCTAGGGCACCCTTTTTGCTGCCTCGACGTCCCTTCGCCA carries:
- a CDS encoding restriction endonuclease-like protein — its product is MDSLHSGYLKQDTELLRIETNLFDLYVQGKPFHPTVESLQLHRDETQEWVEATCEVVKVGYPIELERIQLFSPVHHQLVELGRERILPCFYENQSYQLVIQRKSVKIIDFHHDNVLLRQAIKPLGKDLITGVLNFQNEVGYTELIILVEGQRALEIRLEIFPSKMDYKKDYQLILQDVNEQIYNLSFDFLRKTYQLTGLKETRNQSLTEFLAILKQLFDQLVQSVERLQAAPHHQLTSEKRWVGADRVKRAGKENVAALAKKPHVLVPNQQHGLVHLNGQGYTPTKLIERKRRIDFDTHENRFVRWVLERIDVKLKQIQLRLNDKQRTQDPFLHKKIEQMRGQIRRLLRFDFLSSSGEMKQMSVTLVLQMAPGYRDIYRSYLILMKGLSIQGDLFRLSMKDIAQLYEYWCFLKIHSLLKEKYELVKQDIIRVHRQGLFITLDKSKKASVTYRNPHNGETFTLFYNALPSEDSRDFPTLPQRPDNVLTLKKQDSDVIYKYVFDAKYRLNPAYQGTPYFERYQSPGPEEDDINTMHRYRDAIVYQEGRSGEYERSMFGAYVLFPYPNEEKFEEHHFYKSIKKVNIGALPFLPNSTRLMEKFLDELILDSPEKAYERATRPRGTKEYYQDKLSGKNVLIGSLRVKEQLGICLDNQIYYMPLKNLMDKQHMLSNLEFIGLCQSRRIFGERNSGIHWVGKIEKWNVVPRGEIQERAARRGTEAELYVRFTISKWEKRREPIELGGYGVYTFLLTSKYMLDRAKEIAELRLETEEDLVEWREKRRMGKVKVELDREEVDLAERVVGVRVYD
- a CDS encoding DUF3578 domain-containing protein, which gives rise to MALPLSLAGIFKNRQKSYKMVLILSILEEMWTSETQIPLQRIADRFVSFYLDRENQGLPIDEAPKNLASSWKEMSTSKVISLLQTPIQALSSILITDSQKSWVGFRPDVLEELSMSVRKELKQYALDEIDGYFGDVKSFSLRDHLSYILSHYLQAKREAFKEHPLGVRVRQQIPQDLQSLSFIDQNYKVQGSVGQGNWANIPWIAIMDKQITETTQAGEYIVYLFSEDMSSVYLTLAQGVTVPLKDKGKKEGYEYLEQKVREMRGLLPLESFQKDDNIQLTSSGIGRDYQVSTVAYKCYTLDHMPEEARLISDLKELVENYRLYVESSKNKEKVQPVSFRYTMAYLHYIQGILHYLGSQSPRTIDMDELVTQQSLILKKGDDVKHPKQRIQHIGRAMEELGLIRIEKSSYLLTELGLQYYSYFNGSDVWNLTNNQKSILQNQIQTSNEESSNLRRVILLAANITRKLQRFTLDIFQAEFIPAMELEEEWGDVTQTNRAKFMLNWLQEMGYIEKVENAYTYIYEEDKAMEHPINVNEQLSKIKTFILQRGFYYPDNMIENFYLSLKTKPFVILAGISGTGKTKLVKLFAEAMGAKMELIPVRPDWSDPTDLLGYRDLSGHFREGRLTQVLLEALQPQNKNQIYFVCLDEMNLARVEHYFSDFLSVMETERWEGRRIITDTLLSGEENLGSIYIPDNVYLVGTVNMDETTHPFSKKVLDRAQAIEFNYINLNSFPDDARETNEQRPMRVVNSFLMRDYLTLEDAYTSYPELIKGTTERLVKMNNILEKIHAHVGFRVRDSICFYMVYNERFGLMSEKEAFDLQWLQKILPRIQGSSSSVKRVLIEFMQLATGQRSNIEEMMSDASELLTVKTDAPYPQSARKIAYMLRRYEEDGFTSFWLS
- a CDS encoding topoisomerase DNA-binding C4 zinc finger domain-containing protein translates to MAELICPRCEGELLERTGKHGSFYGCSNYPKCRYTKCHYIAKERKVVGIESYKRK
- a CDS encoding nuclease-related domain-containing protein; the encoded protein is MSLYFTILFSLVIISFILRSPKVKGYIGEKKVQRKLNSLDPNQYITINDIMIPTAEGKTSQIDHIVLSLYGIFVIETKNYQGWIFGKDQQQYWTQTIYKRKEKLFNPVWQNKGQIKALQDLFSELLPLIIRS